A genomic stretch from Oreochromis aureus strain Israel breed Guangdong linkage group 17, ZZ_aureus, whole genome shotgun sequence includes:
- the LOC116325431 gene encoding tetraspanin-9, which produces MARGCICCVKYMLFLFNLLFWLGGCGLLGVGVWLSVSQGSFATLSPSFPSLSAANLIITLGTVVMVTGFLGCLGAIKENKCLLLSFFIVLLIILLAELILLILFFVYTDKVSENARQDLKEGLVLYNTDNNAGLRDAWNTIQGEWKCCGVTNHRDWHTAFHDDVVPDRCCQQVYPDCGRNASNVFWTRGCYEKVEEWLDDNKHLLGTIAMCVLVIQLLGMAFSMTLYQQIHRAGKKYEA; this is translated from the exons ATGGCTCGCGGCTGCATCTGCTGTGTGAAGTACATGCTCTTCCTCTTTAACCTGCTCTTCTGG CTGGGAGGCTGTGGATTGCTGGGTGTCGGCGTATGGCTCTCGGTTTCTCAGGGCAGCTTCgccactctctctccctccttcccCTCGCTCTCCGCCGCCAACCTCATCATCACCCTCGGCACCGTGGTCATGGTGACGGGTTTCCTGGGCTGCCTGGGTGCCATCAAGGAGAACAAGTGCCTCCTGCTGAGT TTCTTCATTGTTCTCCTGATCATCCTGTTAGCTGAACTTATCCTCCTCATCCTGTTCTTCGTCTACACCGACAAG GTGAGTGAAAATGCCCGGCAGGACCTGAAAGAAGGGCTGGTGCTGTACAACACGGACAACAACGCCGGCCTGAGGGATGCTTGGAACACGATACAGGGAGAG TGGAAGTGCTGCGGCGTGACGAACCACCGCGACTGGCACACGGCGTTCCATGATGACGTGGTTCCTGACCGCTGCTGCCAGCAGGTTTACCCAGACTGTGGACGCAACGCCTCCAATGTGTTCTGGACGCGG GGCTGTTATGAGAAGGTTGAGGAGTGGCTGGATGACAACAAGCACCTTCTGGGGACTATTGCGATGTGTGTGCTGGTCATACAG CTGCTGGGCATGGCTTTCTCCATGACACTTTACCAACAGATCCACCGGGCAGGGAAGAAGTACGAAGCCTGA